The Pan troglodytes isolate AG18354 chromosome 6, NHGRI_mPanTro3-v2.0_pri, whole genome shotgun sequence genomic sequence CTGATTCATCcttacctcctccaggaagccttctctgccTGTTCCAGCCTATTTTTCTGTCCCCTTATTGTACTTCCTGCCAGTGCTTGCATCCCTGCTTTGACTCATATCCCTTTGGCTCTTCTCTCATATCCCTTGtgcccttctcctttcctttcctgagcCTCCACCACACTCCAAATTGAATACTCTAAAAGGTTTAGCCCTGCATGTGGTAGAGGTGCTTTGAAAGGGTTTTTTAGGAGACAGTCTAGGAGATGACCCATCCTGTGCATGTCTACTCACCAAACCCTGTTTTATAATTGCCTGCCCATTTGTATGTCTCTCAATGAAACTGTGCACACCCCGAGAGGAAGAACTGTGACATATTTACCTTGGCAACCACAGCACTTAGTGCATGCAATAGAGTAAACACGATTGCacagatggatggaaggaaggatgaatgagtggacagatggatgaatgaaggAGTAGTACTCTTTGTGGGGCTTAACTGCACTGTCTGAATTGATTAGTGTCTCTACTACATTTCTCATGTGTCTCTATTACATCTATGTAACTTGGGAAAGAATATTTCCTAGTAATCGCTTTTTCCCATCCAGAAGTTTTATCTGCCAGCTGACTGACTCACAGCCTGAAAGGAACTTGTTTATTATAGTTTTCTGTAACAAAAGACCAAATCTTAACGTCACATTACAAGATTAGCAAAGGTCTTATCATTTACTGAACCCTTACTGGGTCCTGGGGGCTTTAAATTCATTATCTCTTTATGTCAACTCCTCCTATTTGTCAGTTGTAGAATCTGAGACTCAGAGTTTAAAGTAACTTGCTCCAAACCACACTCAGCAGTAGTTGAGATTCAAGCCTAGGTTCTTTCCCACAGAGGCTCATTTCTTCTCCTGTCCCAGTTTCTGTCCCTCAAGTAGAGACTACAGGGGTACTAACATTAAATACTTCAACACAAGGTCAGTCTAGAAGCTCCACGAGGACCCAAACCCAACAGACCTGGACCTTAACAGTGTTCTGAGGATCCTGCACATGCTCCAGCGTTGCATCAACATCCAGGGCAACCACCAACCCAGAGGTAAACCGCAAAGGGTTGTCTGACTCGCCCGCTGGCTCAATGATGGTGGCTGAGGCTTTGTGGATCTGTAAGCAAGAGGAAAATCCTATGATTCTAAAGCCAGGTCATTCCTGGACAAGAAAACACatcttttttctgtctccttaTCTAATGAGTGGGCATGTGGGAGCCACTCAGAGGAAGAGCCTAGCCCAGCTGCTCCATTGGTCAAAGAAGATCACCAAGGTAAAGATTTTTGACCGTCTGGACAGATTTGGCCTACAGGGGCCAAATAGACCCTGACCTGCTCTGGAAGTGGGAGATGCAGAAAGGCACTCTGTCGCAGCATGGTCTGTAGAATTTTGACCACTTCTGCAGGTTTGGATGTCATGAATCGGGGCATAAGGTCAAGGAGTTTGTCCACAAAGCTGTCCTGCAAGTGGGGCAAATCAGCGATGAAATACCTGGAGGAACAAACAGAAGCAACTGACTCATTCAACTGTGCACTCATTCACCACAGGCTGGGCCCCAGACACCTACCAAACCCTGAAGTAGGAAGAATGATGAAGTGAGAGGAGCTTGCAGTTTACGACCAAGACAGACTGGTACCTATACAATCATGCCTCAGTCACATGGTCATCAGAAAGGCCTCTGTTTATTGATAaccattatgtgccaggcatactCTTAAGTGTTTTACATGATCTTATTTAACTCCCA encodes the following:
- the LOC107973393 gene encoding integrator complex subunit 4 isoform X2 — translated: MRLQAKALQLIITARTTRGLYPLFGMCEKFLQEVDFFQRYFIADLPHLQDSFVDKLLDLMPRFMTSKPAEVVKILQTMLRQSAFLHLPLPEQIHKASATIIEPAGESDNPLRFTSGLVVALDVDATLEHVQDPQNTVKVQKPQAQPAERGEAAGHWRL
- the LOC107973393 gene encoding integrator complex subunit 4 isoform X3, which codes for MRLQAKALQLIITARTTRGLYPLFGMCEKFLQEVDFFQRYFIADLPHLQDSFVDKLLDLMPRFMTSKPAEVVKILQTMLRQSAFLHLPLPEQIHKASATIIEPAGESDNPLRFTSGLVVALDVDATLEHVQDPQNTVKVQMESYSVAQAGVQWCDLG
- the LOC107973393 gene encoding integrator complex subunit 4 isoform X4, with the protein product MRLQAKALQLIITARTTRGLYPLFGMCEKFLQEVDFFQRYFIADLPHLQDSFVDKLLDLMPRFMTSKPAEVVKILQTMLRQSAFLHLPLPEQIHKASATIIEPAGESDNPLRFTSGLVVALDVDATLEHVQDPQNTVKVQDT
- the LOC107973393 gene encoding integrator complex subunit 4 isoform X5, whose protein sequence is MRLQAKALQLIITARTTRGYFIADLPHLQDSFVDKLLDLMPRFMTSKPAEVVKILQTMLRQSAFLHLPLPEQIHKASATIIEPAGESDNPLRFTSGLVVALDVDATLEHVQDPQNTVKVQHSGPRELLTACVFDLLLIHLLC
- the LOC107973393 gene encoding integrator complex subunit 4 isoform X1, which translates into the protein MRLQAKALQLIITARTTRGLYPLFGMCEKFLQEVDFFQRYFIADLPHLQDSFVDKLLDLMPRFMTSKPAEVVKILQTMLRQSAFLHLPLPEQIHKASATIIEPAGESDNPLRFTSGLVVALDVDATLEHVQDPQNTVKVQHSGPRELLTACVFDLLLIHLLC
- the LOC107973393 gene encoding integrator complex subunit 4 isoform X6; translation: MCEKFLQEVDFFQRYFIADLPHLQDSFVDKLLDLMPRFMTSKPAEVVKILQTMLRQSAFLHLPLPEQIHKASATIIEPAGESDNPLRFTSGLVVALDVDATLEHVQDPQNTVKVQHSGPRELLTACVFDLLLIHLLC